Proteins encoded by one window of Vibrio panuliri:
- a CDS encoding TRAP transporter substrate-binding protein — protein MNKWINQAWVVLAAVSFGFGATHAVAQEKIYRLKLAETWGPNTPILGDASKNMAKLAAEMSNGRLQIRIDSANKHKAPLGVFDMVKSGQYDLGHSASYYWKGKVPNTMYFSAMPFGMMSTEQYAWFYHGGGMELMQEVYAPHNLLSFPGGNSDIQMGGWFQKEIKSIDDLKGLKIRIPGFAGEVMARVGAKPTNIAPGELYTSLERGTIDALEWVGPAFDLRMGFQKVAPYYYTAWHEPGSETQFLVNKKVWEKLPSDLQTILETAFRVAAFDMYTQAIDANANSWASMSADYPEIKVMNFPPEVIQRLNQEKEKLLDEFAANDPLAKRIIDSQRQYLSKVRPWTDISTKAYLNSN, from the coding sequence ATGAATAAATGGATCAATCAAGCATGGGTAGTCCTCGCAGCCGTATCATTCGGCTTCGGGGCAACCCATGCTGTTGCACAAGAAAAAATCTACCGTTTAAAGCTCGCTGAAACTTGGGGACCAAATACACCCATCCTCGGTGACGCTTCAAAAAACATGGCGAAGTTAGCCGCAGAAATGTCAAATGGACGCCTACAAATTCGCATTGATTCTGCCAACAAACACAAAGCCCCCTTAGGGGTTTTCGATATGGTGAAGTCAGGTCAATACGATCTCGGTCACTCCGCTTCTTATTACTGGAAGGGCAAAGTACCTAACACCATGTACTTCTCTGCAATGCCATTTGGCATGATGTCTACCGAGCAATACGCTTGGTTCTATCATGGGGGCGGAATGGAACTGATGCAGGAAGTGTATGCACCACACAACCTACTCTCTTTTCCCGGTGGAAACTCAGATATTCAGATGGGTGGATGGTTTCAAAAAGAGATCAAGAGCATCGATGATCTAAAAGGTCTCAAGATTCGCATCCCTGGTTTTGCCGGAGAAGTAATGGCACGCGTCGGAGCGAAGCCAACCAACATTGCCCCTGGGGAGCTATACACTTCATTAGAACGCGGAACGATTGACGCCCTTGAATGGGTTGGCCCCGCCTTTGACTTGCGCATGGGCTTTCAAAAAGTCGCCCCGTACTACTATACCGCTTGGCATGAACCTGGCTCTGAGACCCAGTTCTTAGTCAACAAGAAAGTATGGGAGAAACTACCAAGCGATCTTCAAACCATTTTAGAAACGGCCTTTCGTGTCGCTGCGTTTGACATGTACACCCAAGCAATTGATGCCAACGCAAATAGCTGGGCTTCAATGAGCGCTGATTATCCCGAAATTAAAGTCATGAACTTCCCACCAGAAGTGATTCAACGCCTTAATCAGGAAAAGGAGAAGCTATTAGACGAGTTCGCAGCCAACGATCCTTTAGCCAAGCGAATTATCGACTCGCAACGTCAATATCTAAGCAAAGTTCGTCCATGGACAGATATCTCGACTAAAGCTTACCTTAATAGCAACTAA
- a CDS encoding exoribonuclease R has translation MQQDYTFDYLSTTPREELEELSLRLINRLISDDEMSELFTFDGDETESEDKLQEAQLDAMLRLNAIAISQLPALFAESENAKQNILRMQRLLLWHFYAISFRLERAIPLEVHCNHVETILKQSPEHTLEWVTTLTDLLRQYAKIAQS, from the coding sequence ATGCAGCAAGATTACACCTTTGATTACCTGTCCACTACCCCTCGAGAAGAGCTTGAAGAACTGAGTTTACGCTTAATCAACCGACTCATATCTGACGACGAAATGAGCGAACTGTTTACTTTTGATGGCGATGAGACGGAATCGGAAGACAAACTGCAAGAGGCGCAACTTGATGCAATGCTACGACTCAATGCGATAGCAATAAGCCAACTTCCTGCACTGTTTGCTGAGTCAGAAAACGCTAAGCAAAACATACTACGAATGCAACGTTTGCTCCTTTGGCACTTTTACGCCATCTCTTTTCGTTTAGAGCGTGCCATTCCACTGGAAGTACACTGCAATCATGTTGAAACCATCTTAAAACAAAGCCCTGAGCATACCCTTGAATGGGTAACCACTCTGACCGATTTACTTCGTCAGTACGCTAAGATTGCTCAATCTTAA
- a CDS encoding mannitol-1-phosphate 5-dehydrogenase yields MKNAVHFGAGNIGRGFIGKLLADADVAVTFADVNEPLVDQISHKQEYKVKVVGSQCTVDTVTHVTAVNSASNDVIEQIVKTDLVTTAVGPNVLDIIAKTIAKGIEKRLEAGNEQPLNIIACENMVRGTTHLKGEVYQYLDPQLHAKVDELIGFVDSAVDRIVPPAEAANDDPLEVTVESFSEWIVDEQQFKGEVPQISGMEKTDNLMAFVERKLFTLNTGHCITAYLGNLKGHRTIREAIEDAEIRADVKQAMCESGEVLIRRYGFDRALHAAYIEKILGRFANPYLIDEVDRVGRQPIRKLGANDRLIKPLLGTIEYGIENKTLLKGIAAALKYTNDSDPQAIELQTSLQENGVKKTLAYYTGLNENSAELTQIEALYLQL; encoded by the coding sequence ATGAAAAATGCAGTTCATTTTGGTGCAGGTAATATTGGTCGTGGCTTTATTGGCAAACTACTTGCTGATGCAGATGTCGCAGTGACATTCGCAGACGTCAACGAACCTTTGGTTGATCAAATCAGCCACAAGCAAGAATACAAAGTTAAAGTGGTTGGATCACAGTGCACCGTTGATACGGTGACCCATGTCACCGCAGTAAACTCCGCCAGCAATGATGTTATCGAACAGATTGTAAAGACCGATTTGGTGACCACCGCTGTTGGCCCGAACGTGCTGGATATTATCGCTAAAACCATCGCTAAAGGGATTGAGAAACGCCTCGAAGCGGGTAATGAACAACCACTGAACATTATCGCATGTGAGAACATGGTACGCGGCACTACCCATCTTAAAGGCGAAGTGTACCAGTACCTTGATCCACAACTTCATGCCAAAGTGGATGAACTGATTGGTTTTGTAGATTCTGCCGTTGACCGTATTGTGCCACCAGCAGAAGCGGCAAACGATGATCCGCTTGAAGTCACCGTCGAAAGCTTTAGTGAATGGATCGTTGATGAGCAGCAATTTAAAGGCGAAGTGCCTCAAATCAGCGGCATGGAAAAGACCGACAATTTAATGGCTTTTGTTGAACGTAAACTCTTTACGCTCAATACCGGTCATTGCATTACGGCATACTTGGGCAACTTAAAAGGCCATCGCACGATTCGTGAAGCCATCGAAGATGCTGAAATTCGAGCCGATGTAAAACAAGCCATGTGTGAGAGTGGTGAGGTGCTCATTCGTCGTTACGGGTTTGATCGCGCATTGCACGCCGCCTACATCGAGAAAATTTTGGGTCGTTTCGCCAATCCTTATCTGATTGATGAAGTTGACCGCGTAGGTCGTCAACCTATCCGTAAATTAGGTGCAAATGATAGATTAATTAAGCCGTTACTAGGTACAATTGAGTATGGCATTGAAAATAAAACGCTTTTGAAAGGTATTGCCGCAGCACTGAAGTACACCAATGACAGTGACCCTCAAGCAATCGAACTTCAAACCTCTTTGCAAGAAAATGGTGTTAAGAAAACCCTTGCCTACTATACGGGGTTAAATGAAAACAGCGCGGAGCTGACTCAAATCGAAGCGCTTTATCTACAACTCTAA
- a CDS encoding NCS2 family permease, with protein sequence MSDQTPTSAHNELATRKSKLDSYFSISARGSNVRQEVLAGLTTFLAMVYSVIVVPSMLGAAGFDQGAVFIATCLVAAFGSLLMGFWANLPMAIGCAISLTAFTAFSLVLGQGVSIPVALGAVFLMGVVFTAITVTGLRQWILTHLPVGIAHGTGIGIGLFLLLIAANGVGLVEKNPAAGLPVKFGDFTSLPVLMSVLGLAAIFGLEKRRVPGGILLVIVAISVFGLIFDPNVEYQGFFAMPQFGGEHSLFGAMDIMGAFSPLVLPSVLALVMTAIFDATGTIRAVAGQANLLDKDGNIIDGGKALTSDSVASIASGFFGGSPAAVYIESAAGTAAGGKTGLTAVVVGLLFLLVLFISPISYLVPSYATAPALMYVGLLMLSNVSKLDFSDSIDALSGLVCAVFIVLTANIVTGIMLGFLCLVCGRIVAGEWKKLSVGIVLLTLLLVGFYAGGWAI encoded by the coding sequence ATGTCAGATCAGACTCCGACATCCGCTCATAACGAGTTAGCGACCCGCAAGAGTAAGCTAGATTCGTACTTCTCCATCTCTGCTCGTGGCAGTAATGTTCGCCAGGAGGTGTTGGCGGGTCTTACGACTTTCCTCGCAATGGTCTACTCCGTAATTGTCGTTCCAAGTATGCTGGGTGCAGCTGGCTTCGATCAGGGGGCCGTATTTATCGCGACCTGTTTAGTGGCTGCTTTTGGTTCATTGCTAATGGGTTTTTGGGCTAACTTACCGATGGCCATTGGTTGTGCGATCTCATTAACCGCGTTTACCGCGTTCAGTTTAGTCTTGGGGCAAGGTGTTTCTATCCCTGTGGCCTTAGGCGCGGTATTTTTGATGGGGGTAGTGTTTACTGCGATTACCGTAACGGGTTTACGTCAGTGGATACTTACTCACCTTCCAGTCGGCATTGCTCATGGTACTGGTATCGGTATTGGTCTCTTTCTATTGCTTATCGCTGCCAATGGTGTCGGTTTAGTTGAAAAGAACCCAGCAGCAGGTCTACCGGTTAAGTTTGGTGACTTCACCTCTCTGCCTGTGCTGATGTCGGTTCTGGGACTTGCGGCTATTTTTGGTTTGGAGAAGCGCCGAGTGCCGGGCGGCATTCTGTTGGTGATTGTAGCCATCTCGGTATTTGGTTTGATTTTCGATCCTAATGTTGAGTACCAAGGCTTTTTTGCGATGCCACAGTTTGGTGGTGAGCATTCACTTTTTGGCGCGATGGATATTATGGGGGCATTTAGCCCACTGGTGTTACCAAGCGTATTAGCGTTAGTTATGACGGCGATTTTTGATGCCACAGGTACGATTCGCGCAGTGGCGGGCCAAGCCAACTTGCTGGATAAAGATGGCAATATTATTGATGGTGGTAAAGCGTTAACCTCAGACTCAGTAGCGAGTATTGCATCTGGCTTCTTTGGTGGCTCTCCTGCAGCGGTTTATATTGAATCTGCTGCTGGTACGGCTGCTGGTGGTAAAACGGGCTTGACGGCGGTTGTGGTTGGCCTGCTGTTTTTATTGGTACTGTTTATTTCTCCAATTAGCTACTTAGTACCAAGCTACGCGACAGCACCGGCATTAATGTATGTTGGTTTACTGATGCTGAGTAATGTCAGCAAACTAGACTTCAGTGATTCAATCGATGCCTTATCTGGGCTTGTGTGTGCGGTATTTATCGTCTTAACGGCCAATATTGTTACGGGCATTATGCTTGGCTTCTTGTGCCTAGTTTGCGGACGCATCGTGGCTGGTGAGTGGAAGAAGCTAAGTGTCGGTATTGTGTTACTGACTCTGCTTCTGGTTGGCTTCTACGCGGGCGGTTGGGCTATCTAA
- a CDS encoding PTS mannitol transporter subunit IICBA: MISPDTKIKIQNFGRFLSNMVMPNIGAFIAWGFITALFIPTGWLPNETLASMVGPMITYLLPLLIGYTGGKLVGGDRGAVVGAITTMGVIVGTDIPMFMGAMMVGPMGGWAIKKFDNYIDGKVKSGFEMLVNNFSAGIIGMLCAILAFFLIGPFVKVLSGTLAAGVNFLVSAHLLPLTSIFVEPAKILFLNNAINHGIFSPLGIQQASETGQSIFFLIEANPGPGLGILLAYMVFGKGTARQTAGGASIIHFFGGIHEIYFPYILMNPRLILAAIAGGMTGVFVLTMFNAGIVSPASPGSIFAILLMTQKASIVGVLASIFSATAVSFAVAALLMKTQSTTEEDGDKAALDKATSQMREMKSGDKAQGDVVSAKSKNNIDMATVQSIIVACDAGMGSSAMGASMLRKKVQDAGLNIHVTNLAINNLPESVDIVITHKDLTDRARKHAPNSTHISLTNFLDSEMYNQLVTKLLAAQKQTAANDDQMIKVSVLAANDDSFEPQQPSVFQIQAENIHLGLQATSKQEAIEFAGNKLVELGYAEPEYVAAMFEREKLVPTYLGESIAVPHGTIEAKDKVKKTGIVICQYPSGVQFTDDKEDVAKLVIGIAAKNDEHIQVITTITNALDEPDAIDTLTSTTDVNQILDILSGTKAA; this comes from the coding sequence ATGATATCACCAGACACTAAGATCAAGATACAAAATTTTGGTCGCTTCCTATCCAATATGGTTATGCCCAATATCGGCGCGTTTATCGCGTGGGGCTTTATTACTGCACTTTTTATTCCGACCGGATGGCTACCTAACGAAACACTCGCTTCGATGGTCGGCCCTATGATTACCTACCTACTGCCTCTCCTAATTGGTTACACGGGCGGTAAATTAGTCGGTGGCGATCGCGGCGCTGTAGTAGGTGCCATTACGACGATGGGTGTCATTGTCGGCACAGATATCCCAATGTTTATGGGCGCGATGATGGTCGGTCCAATGGGCGGCTGGGCTATTAAGAAGTTCGATAACTATATTGATGGCAAGGTTAAAAGTGGTTTTGAGATGTTGGTTAACAACTTCTCTGCCGGCATTATCGGTATGCTGTGTGCCATTCTAGCCTTTTTCTTGATTGGTCCTTTTGTCAAAGTGCTTTCTGGTACACTTGCAGCTGGCGTTAATTTCCTTGTCTCTGCTCACCTACTTCCTTTGACCTCTATTTTTGTTGAGCCAGCGAAAATTCTGTTCCTCAACAACGCCATCAACCATGGTATTTTCTCACCATTAGGTATCCAACAGGCTTCAGAAACAGGCCAATCAATCTTCTTCTTGATTGAAGCGAACCCAGGTCCTGGTCTTGGTATTTTGCTCGCCTACATGGTATTTGGCAAAGGTACGGCTCGCCAAACTGCCGGTGGTGCATCCATCATCCACTTCTTCGGTGGTATCCATGAAATCTACTTCCCGTACATTCTGATGAACCCTCGTCTAATTCTTGCTGCGATTGCAGGCGGTATGACAGGCGTGTTCGTGCTGACTATGTTCAATGCTGGTATCGTTTCTCCAGCTTCTCCGGGCTCAATCTTCGCGATTTTATTGATGACACAAAAAGCGTCGATTGTTGGCGTGTTGGCATCAATCTTCTCAGCAACAGCAGTCTCATTTGCTGTCGCAGCACTGCTAATGAAAACCCAATCAACGACAGAAGAAGATGGTGACAAAGCCGCATTAGACAAAGCAACAAGCCAAATGCGTGAGATGAAATCAGGCGATAAAGCGCAAGGCGATGTCGTCAGTGCAAAAAGCAAAAATAATATCGATATGGCAACAGTCCAAAGCATCATAGTGGCCTGTGATGCCGGCATGGGGTCTAGCGCGATGGGCGCAAGCATGCTGCGTAAGAAGGTTCAGGATGCTGGTTTAAACATCCATGTAACCAACCTAGCTATTAACAATTTGCCTGAGAGTGTCGATATCGTGATTACCCATAAAGACTTAACTGATCGTGCTCGCAAGCACGCACCGAATTCAACGCATATTTCACTCACCAACTTCCTAGATAGTGAAATGTACAACCAACTTGTGACTAAGCTACTCGCCGCACAAAAGCAAACTGCAGCAAACGATGACCAAATGATTAAAGTATCGGTACTGGCTGCCAACGACGATAGCTTTGAGCCACAGCAACCTTCAGTATTCCAGATTCAAGCAGAAAACATTCATCTTGGTTTGCAAGCAACAAGCAAACAAGAAGCGATTGAATTTGCAGGAAATAAACTCGTAGAACTGGGCTATGCAGAACCAGAGTACGTTGCGGCAATGTTTGAACGTGAAAAACTTGTCCCTACCTATCTTGGTGAGTCTATTGCAGTGCCACACGGAACTATCGAAGCAAAAGACAAAGTTAAGAAAACCGGCATTGTTATTTGCCAATACCCATCCGGTGTCCAGTTCACCGATGATAAAGAAGACGTTGCGAAGCTAGTGATTGGTATCGCAGCTAAAAATGACGAGCATATTCAAGTCATTACCACAATAACTAACGCACTCGATGAGCCTGATGCCATCGATACGCTGACCAGTACAACAGATGTCAATCAGATTCTCGACATTCTGTCCGGCACCAAAGCCGCTTAA
- a CDS encoding MltR family transcriptional regulator gives MADKINETEIIERLNSATSVRGFFVAAVDVFNDSIDALVQRIFRKDNFAVQSVVGPLLQDSGPLGDLSVRLKLLYGLGVLPDDVYHDIDSIIKLKNKLNSEDSDFEFTEPKILDAIKQLHLVKKMSMVQLEVREPDDDIDLEFYQLQLQRQQQVIKSGLSLAIVSICNELDKESPF, from the coding sequence ATGGCAGATAAAATCAACGAAACCGAGATCATTGAACGATTGAATAGCGCGACGTCGGTTCGCGGATTCTTTGTCGCCGCCGTTGATGTGTTTAACGACTCAATTGACGCACTTGTGCAACGAATTTTCCGCAAAGATAACTTCGCAGTGCAGTCGGTAGTGGGTCCACTATTGCAGGACTCAGGACCACTCGGTGATCTTTCCGTACGTTTAAAGCTCCTTTACGGACTCGGTGTACTCCCTGACGACGTCTACCACGATATCGACAGTATTATCAAACTCAAGAACAAGTTGAATAGCGAGGACTCTGACTTTGAGTTTACTGAGCCCAAAATACTCGACGCGATAAAACAGCTCCATCTGGTAAAAAAAATGAGCATGGTGCAGTTAGAAGTTCGTGAGCCCGACGACGACATTGACCTTGAGTTTTATCAGCTTCAACTTCAGCGACAGCAACAGGTAATCAAATCAGGGCTGTCATTGGCCATCGTGAGCATTTGCAATGAACTCGATAAAGAGAGTCCATTCTAA